Within Limanda limanda chromosome 17, fLimLim1.1, whole genome shotgun sequence, the genomic segment CCTCTTGGAGGAGCTCACGCGGATCCCGGACGACTTCAccttgatgatgatgaagaggtaGCACAGGCAGATGACCATGAGCGGCAGGAAGAAGCCCAGGATGAAGGTGTAGAACATGAAGGCGGTGTAGTAGGCCTCCTGGGGCTCGGGCCACACGATGGTGCAGAAGCAGCCGTTGTGCTTGGTGATGACGCCGCTGTAGATGACGATGGGGATGTTGACGATCAGCGACACCCCCCACACCGTCAGGTTGATGGTCTTGGCCATGCGAGGTTTGCGCCACTTGGTGGACCTGATGGGATGCACCACCGCCAGGTAGCGGTCGATGCTCATCACCATCAGGCAGAAGATGGAGGTGAACTGGTTCAGGGAGTCCAGGGTCATCACCACCCGGCAGAGCACGGGGCCGAAGGGCCAGTGGACGAGCGCCAGCTGGATGGCGATGAAGGGCAGGCCCAGCATGAAGAGCACGTCGGCCACCGCCAGGTTGAGGATGTAGATGTTGGTGACCGTCTTCATCTTGGCGTAGCGCAGGATGACGTAGATGACCAGGGCGTTCCCGC encodes:
- the LOC133023221 gene encoding somatostatin receptor type 2-like: MDSFIFASSPPNLSDHLMYDSFLPGNDSEPHGNYSDPSFNQISTVIITCMYFLVCTVGLCGNALVIYVILRYAKMKTVTNIYILNLAVADVLFMLGLPFIAIQLALVHWPFGPVLCRVVMTLDSLNQFTSIFCLMVMSIDRYLAVVHPIRSTKWRKPRMAKTINLTVWGVSLIVNIPIVIYSGVITKHNGCFCTIVWPEPQEAYYTAFMFYTFILGFFLPLMVICLCYLFIIIKVKSSGIRVSSSKRKRSERKVTRMVSIVVAVFVFCWLPFYIFNVTSVTGTISTTPILRSTFAFVVVLGYANSCANPILYAFLSENFKKSFQNVLCLKKVGGLDEVERSDSRQDKSRMMNDPTETQSTLLNGDLQTSI